A window of the bacterium genome harbors these coding sequences:
- the ubiE gene encoding bifunctional demethylmenaquinone methyltransferase/2-methoxy-6-polyprenyl-1,4-benzoquinol methylase UbiE — MLMVFMAVWLLFVIAYRLWDRIRDRQVRLALQDRREQRMQPQAVQGGFVPVTPFSGVGMRGRAHPRLAPSTGQVYSWLVSNSLLAAVWRSRSTCIPCISNGPTMNHADMPENPSAQTLAAVPAKADSPALFDRISPRYDLLNHLLSCGMDVRWRRHVARELSKVRHEIVLDLACGTGDQIITVVQRLPGVRRGVGIDMAQRMLRLGNAKIADRGLDGRIVLVRGDGQGMPVADGSVDCATIAFGIRNMPDPRRCLREFRRILQPGGTLAILEFSLPTNRLWRLVYLFYFRRVLPRLGAAISGDSRAYRYLNRTVEDFPCGEGFCRLVTAAGFDGVRMIPLSGAIATIYVGVKDDGTDDDI, encoded by the coding sequence GTGCTGATGGTCTTCATGGCCGTTTGGCTCCTGTTCGTCATCGCATATCGGCTGTGGGATCGTATTCGTGACCGGCAGGTCCGTCTTGCGCTTCAAGATAGGCGCGAACAGCGCATGCAGCCACAGGCCGTCCAAGGCGGCTTCGTCCCGGTGACGCCGTTTTCCGGGGTCGGTATGCGCGGACGGGCACATCCCCGCCTTGCCCCGTCCACGGGACAGGTCTATTCTTGGCTCGTTTCCAACAGCCTGCTGGCAGCCGTGTGGCGGTCACGCAGTACCTGCATTCCGTGCATATCCAACGGGCCGACCATGAATCATGCCGACATGCCGGAAAACCCGAGCGCGCAGACTCTCGCCGCCGTTCCCGCCAAGGCGGATTCGCCCGCCCTCTTCGATCGTATCTCCCCGCGCTACGACCTGCTGAACCACCTGCTCTCCTGCGGCATGGACGTACGCTGGCGCCGGCACGTCGCACGGGAGCTGTCGAAGGTGCGGCACGAGATCGTGCTCGACCTGGCCTGCGGCACCGGCGACCAGATCATCACGGTCGTGCAGCGTCTACCCGGTGTCCGGCGCGGCGTCGGCATCGACATGGCGCAGCGGATGCTGCGCCTCGGCAACGCCAAGATCGCCGACCGTGGTCTCGACGGCCGTATCGTGCTCGTCCGCGGCGACGGCCAGGGGATGCCCGTGGCCGACGGCAGCGTGGACTGCGCCACCATCGCCTTCGGCATCCGCAACATGCCCGATCCGCGGCGGTGCCTGCGCGAATTCCGGCGCATCCTGCAGCCCGGCGGCACCCTGGCGATACTCGAATTCTCGTTGCCGACGAACCGGCTGTGGCGTCTGGTGTACCTCTTCTACTTCCGCCGCGTGCTGCCCCGGCTCGGGGCGGCAATTTCTGGTGACTCCCGCGCTTATCGTTACCTTAATCGGACCGTCGAGGACTTCCCCTGCGGAGAAGGATTCTGCCGCCTGGTCACGGCAGCCGGCTTCGACGGCGTGCGCATGATTCCCCTCAGCGGCGCGATCGCGACGATCTACGTGGGCGTCAAAGACGATGGGACAGATGATGATATTTAG
- a CDS encoding rhodanese-like domain-containing protein, giving the protein MKTISTEDLKKMLDAGDVAFFDVRGDVEFEIGHIPGAKTAPLGSLVFRVASVMNPDSFVAVYSAGEGCDLATQAVQRLENLGLRNVHCYRDGLAGWRAAGLPVIPSKNAKLHTQGEFLEVRPIVVDRDKAYGGAFRGKPVDTEGAGG; this is encoded by the coding sequence ATGAAGACCATCAGCACCGAAGACCTCAAGAAGATGCTCGATGCCGGCGATGTCGCCTTCTTCGACGTGCGGGGGGACGTCGAGTTCGAGATCGGCCACATCCCCGGCGCCAAGACCGCGCCGCTGGGTTCCCTCGTCTTCCGCGTGGCGAGCGTGATGAACCCGGATTCCTTCGTCGCCGTCTACTCGGCCGGCGAGGGCTGCGATCTGGCGACCCAGGCCGTCCAGCGGCTGGAGAACCTCGGCCTGCGCAACGTCCACTGCTACCGGGATGGCCTCGCGGGGTGGCGTGCCGCGGGCCTGCCCGTGATCCCCTCGAAAAACGCCAAGCTCCACACCCAGGGCGAGTTCCTGGAGGTCCGCCCCATCGTCGTGGACAGGGACAAGGCCTACGGCGGCGCTTTCAGGGGCAAGCCGGTCGACACGGAAGGTGCGGGGGGATAG
- a CDS encoding cupin domain-containing protein produces MRIDKNDVPVKIDAPGAVARQLTDFGDATGYGKIGGEYFSLAAGMDITPLLHGLENDLCQSPHWGYLLEGALTVSFADDTQDTVSGGDLFYWPPGHTVRADADAEIILFSPQHEHSQVIDHILAKMQG; encoded by the coding sequence ATGCGGATAGACAAGAATGACGTTCCGGTCAAGATCGATGCGCCGGGCGCCGTCGCCCGACAGTTGACGGATTTCGGAGATGCGACCGGGTACGGCAAGATCGGCGGCGAGTACTTCTCGCTCGCCGCGGGAATGGACATCACGCCCCTGCTCCACGGCCTCGAGAACGATCTCTGCCAGTCGCCGCACTGGGGATACCTGCTGGAGGGCGCGCTCACCGTCAGCTTCGCCGATGATACGCAGGATACGGTCAGCGGCGGCGATCTGTTCTACTGGCCTCCCGGCCACACGGTGCGCGCCGACGCCGACGCCGAGATAATCCTTTTCAGCCCCCAGCACGAGCACAGCCAGGTCATTGATCACATCCTCGCCAAGATGCAGGGCTGA
- a CDS encoding histone deacetylase family protein, whose product MFRIRRIHDDILPVNREAIRQVKTIIEEQFDQPPKRDIDGLIQKLRDPFAQRFRAILHVAERRAGQVQGFALVLHEPQLRMSYLDYIAASTRLTSRGIGGALYQRVRDEAAESGVRALFFECLPDDPEACRDPSLLKANRARLRFYEGYGARPAVNNAYDAPLNDDNDSMPYLVIDDLGTDRPLRRRFVRDAVRAILERKYAHVCPPEYVERVVASFRDDPVRLREPRYVRVEKTPSAPASGSAERIALFVNDKHDIHHVNDRGYVESPVRVSRILAELDKTTLFERQTARTRSLEPVRQVHDRALVAYMRKVCLDLKVGESVYPYVFPIRNASRPPTDLAMRAGYWCIDTFTPLNRNAFLAARGAVECALAGAAAIAKGRRLAYALVRPPGHHAEQRVFGGFCYFNNAAVAAHELASLGRVAILDLDYHHGNGQQDIFYARDDVLTVSIHGSPRFAFPYFSGYSEEQGAGAGLGYNLNLPLPEKVDGPRYRGALDQALRRIRSFEPAVLVVALGLDTAKGDPTGTWSLTADDLRENGRRVGVLGLPTLVVQEGGYRNRTLGSNARAFFEGLHKGAREA is encoded by the coding sequence GTGTTCCGCATTCGCCGCATCCATGACGACATCCTGCCGGTGAACCGCGAGGCCATCCGGCAGGTGAAGACCATCATCGAGGAGCAGTTCGATCAACCGCCCAAGCGCGACATCGACGGCCTGATCCAGAAGCTGCGCGATCCCTTCGCTCAGCGCTTCCGGGCCATCCTGCACGTGGCCGAGCGTCGCGCTGGGCAGGTGCAGGGCTTCGCGCTGGTCCTGCACGAGCCGCAGCTTCGCATGTCATATCTGGACTACATCGCCGCCAGCACCCGCCTGACCAGCCGCGGCATCGGCGGCGCCCTGTACCAGCGGGTGCGCGACGAGGCCGCCGAGTCCGGCGTGCGGGCCCTGTTCTTCGAATGCCTGCCCGACGACCCCGAAGCCTGCCGCGACCCGTCCCTGTTGAAGGCCAACCGGGCCCGGCTCCGTTTCTACGAGGGATACGGCGCCAGGCCCGCGGTGAACAACGCGTACGACGCGCCCCTGAACGACGACAACGACAGCATGCCGTACCTGGTGATCGACGACCTCGGCACGGACCGGCCCCTGCGCCGGCGCTTCGTGCGTGACGCGGTGCGCGCCATCCTCGAGCGCAAGTATGCCCATGTCTGCCCGCCGGAGTACGTCGAGCGGGTCGTCGCCTCGTTCAGGGACGACCCGGTACGCCTGCGCGAGCCCCGCTACGTCCGCGTCGAGAAGACGCCGTCCGCGCCCGCGTCAGGGTCCGCCGAGCGCATCGCCCTGTTCGTCAACGACAAGCACGATATCCACCACGTCAACGACCGCGGTTACGTGGAGTCGCCGGTGCGAGTGTCGCGGATCCTGGCCGAGCTGGATAAGACGACGCTCTTCGAGCGGCAGACCGCCCGCACCCGCTCCCTCGAGCCCGTGCGCCAGGTGCACGACCGGGCCCTGGTCGCCTACATGCGCAAGGTTTGCCTCGACCTCAAGGTCGGGGAGTCGGTCTATCCGTACGTGTTCCCCATCCGCAACGCCAGCCGCCCGCCCACCGACCTGGCCATGCGGGCCGGCTACTGGTGCATCGACACCTTCACGCCCCTGAACCGCAACGCCTTCTTAGCCGCCCGCGGCGCCGTGGAATGCGCCCTGGCCGGCGCGGCGGCCATCGCCAAGGGACGGCGGCTGGCCTACGCCCTGGTGCGGCCGCCGGGGCACCACGCCGAGCAGCGGGTGTTCGGCGGCTTCTGCTACTTCAACAACGCCGCCGTGGCCGCCCACGAACTGGCGTCCCTGGGCCGGGTGGCGATCCTGGACCTGGACTACCACCACGGCAACGGGCAGCAGGACATCTTCTACGCCCGCGACGACGTGCTGACCGTCTCGATCCACGGCAGCCCCCGCTTCGCCTTTCCCTACTTCTCGGGCTATAGCGAGGAGCAGGGGGCAGGCGCCGGCCTGGGCTACAACCTGAACCTGCCGCTGCCGGAGAAGGTGGACGGACCCCGCTACCGCGGGGCCCTGGACCAGGCGCTGCGGCGCATCCGGAGCTTCGAGCCGGCCGTCCTGGTGGTGGCGCTGGGACTGGACACGGCCAAGGGCGACCCGACGGGCACCTGGAGCCTGACGGCCGACGATCTGCGCGAGAACGGGCGACGCGTCGGCGTCCTCGGCCTGCCGACCCTCGTGGTGCAGGAGGGCGGCTACCGCAACCGCACCCTGGGGAGCAACGCGCGGGCCTTCTTCGAAGGCCTGCACAAGGGCGCGCGCGAGGCATGA
- a CDS encoding acyl-CoA dehydrogenase family protein: MTDPNSGDFYRFSRNLSEDERSVRYTVRRFVEQSFLPVIRQHFADGTFPMEIIPELGALGLLGPSIHGPGCPGLSATVYGLICQELERGDSGLRSFASVQGSLVMWPIATYGSEEQKAKWLPELAAGRKIGCFGLTEADHGSDPGGMETRAVRDGEGWVLDGSKLWITNANTADVAVVWARCDKGIVGFLMERGTPGFSTNTIHGKYSLRASDTGELVFDEVRLPESCRLPGAKGLRAPLSCLNQARYGIAWGAVGAASDCYETALRYALERRQFGKPIGAFQLVQRKLVTMLTEIVKAQGLCHQLGRLKDDGIDEVPLVSLAKRNNVAIALDCARTARDILGAAGVTDEFSPGRHMANLESVYTYEGTHDIHTLIVGAEITGLPAYR, translated from the coding sequence ATGACAGACCCCAATAGCGGTGACTTCTACCGCTTTTCCCGCAATCTGAGCGAAGATGAGCGGAGCGTCCGCTATACCGTCCGTCGCTTCGTCGAACAGTCCTTTCTTCCGGTCATCCGCCAGCACTTCGCCGACGGCACCTTCCCCATGGAGATCATCCCGGAACTCGGCGCCCTGGGCCTGCTCGGACCGTCGATCCACGGCCCCGGATGCCCCGGTCTGAGCGCCACGGTGTACGGCCTGATCTGCCAGGAACTCGAACGGGGCGACAGCGGCCTGCGCAGCTTCGCGTCGGTGCAGGGCAGCCTGGTGATGTGGCCCATCGCCACCTACGGATCAGAGGAGCAGAAGGCCAAGTGGCTGCCCGAGTTGGCGGCCGGCCGCAAGATCGGCTGTTTCGGCCTGACCGAGGCGGATCACGGCTCCGACCCCGGCGGCATGGAGACGCGGGCGGTCCGCGACGGCGAGGGGTGGGTCCTCGACGGGAGCAAGCTGTGGATCACCAACGCCAACACGGCCGACGTGGCCGTGGTCTGGGCGCGATGCGACAAGGGAATAGTCGGCTTCCTCATGGAGCGGGGCACGCCCGGCTTCTCGACGAACACCATCCACGGCAAGTACAGCCTGCGCGCCAGCGACACCGGCGAGCTGGTGTTCGACGAGGTGCGGCTGCCCGAGAGCTGCCGTCTGCCCGGGGCCAAGGGCCTGCGCGCACCCCTCTCCTGTCTCAACCAGGCCCGCTACGGCATCGCCTGGGGCGCCGTCGGCGCCGCGTCGGACTGTTACGAAACCGCCCTGCGCTACGCGCTGGAGCGCCGGCAGTTCGGCAAACCCATCGGCGCGTTCCAGCTGGTCCAGCGGAAGCTCGTGACGATGCTGACCGAGATCGTCAAGGCCCAGGGCCTGTGCCACCAGCTCGGGCGCCTGAAGGACGACGGCATCGACGAGGTGCCCCTCGTCTCGCTCGCCAAGCGCAACAACGTGGCCATCGCCCTCGATTGCGCGCGGACGGCCCGCGACATCCTCGGCGCCGCCGGCGTGACCGACGAGTTCTCCCCCGGGCGCCACATGGCCAACCTGGAGTCCGTGTACACCTACGAAGGCACCCACGACATCCACACGCTGATCGTGGGAGCGGAGATTACCGGACTGCCGGCCTACCGGTAG
- the oah gene encoding 6-oxocyclohex-1-ene-1-carbonyl-CoA hydratase: MSLDWLPRDDEIKNHALCGTEHWGAEPPCTGYEKRPVLDASGAPVDGLYTAWITLNNPAQFNSYTTEMVKGVIAGFQAASSDRSVVAAVFTGAGDRAFCTGGNTKEYAEYYSRRPSEYGEYMDLFNAMVDGILNCKKPTICRVNGMRVAGGQEIGMACDLTLSSDLAIFGQAGPKHGSAPDGGSTDFLPWMLPVEDAMWNCISCEMWSSYKMKIKGLITAVVPVLDVDGEIVRNPLVITDRYVDDGEVVYGEMKTGDEARQAKGILKSGTVDFTGLDAEVDRIVWRFTNLFPGCLIKSIDGIRAKKKFFWDQTKLANRHWLAANMSGEAFLGFTAFNNRKRTGRDVIDFVKYRQLIAEGALMDDDAFTAVLPAPEEG; this comes from the coding sequence ATGTCCCTAGACTGGCTGCCTCGCGACGACGAGATCAAGAACCACGCCCTGTGCGGAACCGAACACTGGGGTGCGGAGCCGCCGTGCACCGGCTACGAGAAGCGGCCGGTGCTCGACGCATCGGGCGCTCCCGTCGACGGCCTTTACACGGCCTGGATCACGCTGAACAACCCGGCCCAGTTCAACTCCTACACCACCGAGATGGTCAAGGGGGTGATCGCCGGTTTCCAGGCCGCTTCTTCGGACCGGAGCGTGGTGGCCGCTGTGTTCACCGGCGCCGGCGACCGCGCGTTCTGCACCGGCGGCAACACAAAGGAATACGCCGAATACTACAGCCGCCGCCCCAGCGAGTACGGCGAGTACATGGACCTGTTCAACGCCATGGTCGACGGCATCCTAAACTGCAAGAAGCCCACGATCTGCCGGGTCAACGGCATGCGGGTGGCCGGCGGCCAGGAGATCGGCATGGCCTGCGACCTGACCCTGTCGTCGGACCTGGCGATCTTCGGCCAGGCCGGCCCCAAGCACGGCTCGGCCCCCGACGGCGGCAGCACGGACTTCCTGCCCTGGATGCTGCCCGTCGAGGACGCCATGTGGAACTGCATCTCCTGCGAGATGTGGAGCTCCTACAAGATGAAGATCAAGGGGCTGATCACCGCCGTGGTGCCCGTGCTGGACGTGGACGGCGAGATCGTGCGCAACCCCCTGGTGATCACCGACCGCTACGTGGACGACGGCGAGGTCGTGTACGGCGAGATGAAGACCGGCGACGAGGCCCGCCAGGCCAAGGGGATCCTCAAGTCGGGCACCGTCGACTTCACCGGCCTCGACGCCGAAGTCGACCGGATCGTTTGGCGCTTCACGAACCTGTTCCCGGGCTGCCTGATCAAGTCCATCGACGGCATTCGGGCCAAGAAGAAGTTCTTCTGGGACCAGACGAAACTCGCCAACCGCCACTGGCTCGCGGCGAACATGAGCGGCGAGGCGTTCCTGGGCTTCACCGCCTTCAACAACCGCAAGCGTACGGGCCGCGACGTGATCGACTTCGTGAAGTACCGGCAGCTGATCGCCGAGGGCGCCCTGATGGACGACGACGCCTTCACCGCGGTGCTCCCCGCGCCCGAGGAGGGTTGA
- a CDS encoding FAD binding domain-containing protein — MAFCDFTLHRPDSVAEACRLGRDYGRDAAYMAGGTELLVDLRSGRKAVGHVIALGRLAELREIRCDGDTLHIGALATLNEIAESPEVLERFRPLAEAIETMAGSQIRNLATMGGNFSCGVPCSDTPPITCAAGGAIVLAGPDGEREVAARNFVLAPRKTVLAPGEIVTAIRIPPQPATSGANFQRFALRRGSALAVASVSAWLNVEHGVITEARIVMGAVGPVPLFAERCAMAVAGESPGETVFAAAGRIAAEEARPISDLRGNEQFRRDVVAVLARRALARAADLAEGRDR, encoded by the coding sequence ATGGCCTTCTGCGACTTCACCCTCCACCGTCCCGACTCCGTGGCCGAGGCCTGTCGCCTGGGCCGCGACTACGGACGCGACGCGGCCTACATGGCCGGCGGAACCGAACTGCTGGTCGACCTCCGCTCTGGCCGCAAGGCGGTGGGGCACGTCATCGCCCTCGGGCGCCTCGCGGAGCTCAGGGAGATCCGGTGCGACGGGGACACGCTGCACATCGGCGCCCTGGCCACTTTGAACGAGATCGCCGAGTCGCCGGAGGTGCTCGAGCGGTTCCGCCCCCTCGCGGAGGCCATCGAGACCATGGCCGGCTCGCAGATCCGCAATCTGGCCACCATGGGCGGCAATTTCAGCTGCGGGGTGCCGTGCTCCGACACACCTCCGATCACGTGCGCGGCCGGAGGTGCGATCGTCTTGGCGGGGCCCGACGGCGAGCGCGAGGTCGCCGCCCGTAACTTCGTGCTCGCGCCGCGGAAGACCGTTCTCGCCCCCGGCGAGATCGTCACCGCGATCCGCATCCCGCCCCAGCCCGCCACGTCCGGCGCCAACTTCCAGCGCTTCGCCCTGCGCCGCGGTTCCGCCCTGGCGGTCGCCTCGGTCTCGGCCTGGCTGAACGTCGAGCACGGCGTGATCACCGAGGCGCGAATCGTGATGGGAGCCGTGGGTCCGGTGCCCCTGTTCGCGGAACGCTGCGCCATGGCCGTGGCGGGCGAGTCCCCGGGCGAGACCGTTTTCGCCGCAGCCGGCAGGATCGCCGCCGAGGAGGCCCGACCCATCAGCGACCTGAGGGGGAACGAGCAGTTCCGCCGCGACGTGGTGGCAGTCCTGGCCCGCCGCGCACTAGCACGCGCCGCCGACCTCGCGGAAGGACGGGACCGATGA
- a CDS encoding molybdopterin-dependent oxidoreductase, which yields MSDTRCDIRNNAHLIQLTVNGRVHVLGVAPGTTLKQVLREELNLTGTKSGCDTGDCGACTVLMNGRAVTSCLVLAATADGAEITTIEGVADGGELHPLQKSFIKHGALQCGFCTPGMINSSLELIRKKPAPDDDDIKAALGGHLCRCGTYPRIIEAVKDWQSFEGVDLDTGPGENDERDQQRDHSTVGRSVTRYDGPDKVTGRTEYAADIKLPGMVYGKILGSPIPHGLIKGIDTSAARALPGVLAVITAEDVPDVRYGVSPARYDEEILARERVRYVGDEVAAVVAEDEATAEKALKLIEVEYEPLPAVLDPRDAMAEGAPLIHPENEKYARNINTSVEWHFGDVEQGFADADCIVEDTFVGNRTYQCPIEPHASVARWEHHAGKLTVWSSSQAPHYLRHMLSRIFDIPQGDIRAIAPVVGGGFGVKAEATPLDLCAVILARIVGRPVMMKYTREEMFRHFRGRHKQYIDMKIGLKKDGTITACQSHILLDGGAYTSFGIVTAYYAGSMVPTLYKIPNYKYDGYRMYTNLPASGAMRGHGVPQPRFAFESLLDMAAEKLGLDPFDIRLRNAMEPDTITCNDLDISSCEFEATLKQARERTGWDRKKGKLPPGKGIGVGCGGFVSGAGYPIYRSKFPHSNALIRLSEDGMAASLHIAAAEIGQGCNTILPQIAAEELGIPYHRIWLAANDSVLAPTDLGAYSSRVTLMAGNAVRMAAAEVKAQLLVVAGERLGCDTHALTARDGRIFVAEHPRLGMDWDEAARLAFSRGGPVTGTGHYSPPPGLGGRYKGATVGTSPAYSFSTAVCEVTVDLETGYVTVDDFYDFSDAGTVINPVTFHGQVEGGIIMGLGETLLEDTLVREDGSLVNPDLHGYLVPTICDVPRIVSRAVESYEPHGPFGAKEIGEGCLPPILGAIANAVYDACGVRVTELPITPEKVLAGLKALRREREEK from the coding sequence ATGAGCGACACACGCTGCGACATCCGGAACAACGCTCACCTGATCCAGCTCACCGTCAACGGCCGCGTCCATGTGCTCGGGGTAGCCCCCGGGACCACGCTCAAGCAGGTGCTGCGGGAGGAGCTGAACCTGACCGGCACCAAGAGCGGCTGCGACACGGGCGACTGCGGCGCCTGCACCGTGCTCATGAACGGGCGGGCGGTGACGTCCTGCCTGGTGCTGGCCGCCACTGCCGACGGCGCGGAGATCACGACCATCGAGGGTGTGGCCGACGGTGGCGAGCTGCACCCCCTGCAGAAGTCATTCATCAAGCACGGCGCCCTGCAGTGCGGGTTCTGCACGCCGGGCATGATCAACTCCAGCCTGGAATTGATCAGGAAGAAGCCCGCTCCCGACGACGACGACATCAAGGCCGCCCTCGGCGGCCACCTTTGCCGGTGCGGCACCTACCCCCGCATCATCGAGGCCGTGAAGGACTGGCAGAGCTTCGAGGGCGTGGACCTGGACACCGGACCGGGCGAAAACGATGAGCGGGACCAGCAGCGGGACCACAGCACCGTGGGCCGCAGCGTGACGCGCTACGACGGACCGGACAAGGTGACCGGCCGCACGGAGTACGCCGCGGACATCAAGCTGCCCGGGATGGTGTACGGCAAGATCCTCGGCAGTCCCATCCCCCACGGCCTGATCAAGGGCATCGACACGAGCGCGGCCCGTGCGTTACCGGGCGTGCTGGCGGTGATCACGGCCGAGGACGTGCCGGACGTCCGCTACGGCGTGAGCCCCGCCCGCTACGACGAGGAGATCCTCGCCCGCGAGCGCGTGCGTTACGTGGGCGACGAGGTGGCCGCGGTGGTCGCGGAGGACGAGGCCACGGCCGAGAAGGCCTTGAAGCTGATCGAGGTGGAATACGAGCCCCTGCCGGCGGTCCTCGATCCGCGCGATGCCATGGCCGAGGGCGCGCCGCTGATCCACCCCGAGAACGAGAAGTACGCCCGCAACATCAACACTTCCGTCGAGTGGCACTTCGGCGATGTCGAGCAGGGCTTCGCGGATGCCGACTGCATCGTCGAGGACACCTTCGTGGGCAACCGCACCTACCAGTGCCCCATCGAGCCCCATGCGTCGGTGGCGCGCTGGGAGCATCACGCCGGCAAGCTGACGGTCTGGTCGTCGTCCCAGGCGCCCCACTACCTGCGGCACATGCTGAGCCGGATCTTCGACATCCCCCAGGGCGACATCCGCGCCATCGCGCCAGTCGTGGGCGGCGGCTTCGGCGTGAAGGCCGAGGCCACGCCCCTGGACCTGTGCGCGGTGATCTTGGCGCGGATAGTCGGGCGGCCGGTGATGATGAAGTACACGCGCGAGGAGATGTTTCGCCACTTCCGCGGGCGTCACAAGCAGTACATCGACATGAAGATCGGCTTGAAGAAGGACGGCACGATCACCGCCTGCCAGTCGCACATCCTGCTCGACGGGGGGGCGTATACCTCCTTCGGCATCGTTACGGCCTACTACGCCGGTTCGATGGTGCCGACGCTCTACAAGATCCCGAACTACAAGTACGACGGCTACCGCATGTACACGAACCTACCCGCGAGCGGGGCCATGCGCGGCCACGGCGTGCCCCAGCCCCGGTTCGCCTTCGAGTCGCTGCTGGACATGGCGGCGGAGAAGCTCGGGCTCGATCCGTTCGACATCCGTCTGCGCAACGCCATGGAGCCCGACACCATCACCTGCAACGACCTCGACATCTCGTCGTGCGAGTTCGAGGCCACCCTGAAGCAGGCGCGCGAACGGACGGGCTGGGACCGGAAGAAGGGCAAGCTGCCGCCCGGCAAGGGCATCGGCGTCGGCTGCGGCGGATTCGTGTCCGGCGCGGGCTATCCCATCTACCGTTCCAAGTTCCCCCACTCCAACGCCCTGATCCGCTTGTCGGAAGACGGCATGGCGGCCTCGCTGCACATCGCGGCGGCGGAGATCGGGCAGGGCTGCAACACGATCCTGCCCCAGATCGCGGCCGAGGAGCTGGGCATTCCCTACCACCGGATCTGGCTCGCGGCAAACGACTCGGTGCTCGCACCGACCGATCTCGGGGCATACTCGAGCCGCGTGACCCTGATGGCCGGCAACGCTGTGCGCATGGCCGCGGCCGAGGTCAAGGCGCAGCTCCTGGTGGTCGCCGGCGAGCGGCTGGGCTGCGACACGCACGCCCTGACCGCCCGCGACGGCCGCATCTTCGTGGCCGAGCATCCCCGCCTCGGCATGGACTGGGACGAGGCCGCGCGCCTGGCCTTCTCCCGTGGCGGACCGGTGACCGGAACCGGCCACTATTCCCCGCCTCCCGGTCTCGGAGGCCGGTACAAGGGCGCCACGGTCGGCACGTCGCCGGCGTACAGCTTCTCCACGGCCGTGTGCGAGGTGACCGTCGACCTGGAGACGGGCTACGTGACCGTGGACGACTTCTACGACTTCAGCGACGCCGGCACGGTGATCAACCCGGTGACCTTCCACGGGCAGGTCGAGGGCGGCATCATCATGGGCCTCGGTGAGACGCTCCTGGAGGACACGCTGGTGCGCGAAGACGGCTCCCTGGTGAACCCCGACCTGCACGGCTACCTGGTGCCGACGATCTGCGACGTGCCCCGCATCGTCTCGCGGGCGGTCGAGAGCTACGAGCCGCACGGGCCCTTCGGGGCCAAGGAGATCGGCGAGGGCTGCCTGCCGCCGATCCTGGGCGCCATCGCCAACGCGGTGTACGACGCCTGCGGCGTGCGGGTCACGGAACTGCCCATTACGCCCGAGAAGGTTCTCGCCGGCCTGAAGGCGCTACGACGGGAACGGGAAGAGAAGTAA
- a CDS encoding TetR/AcrR family transcriptional regulator, translating to MSADIERPANSENKVGRTPRTAPKLDKLLTASAGLMARQGFCQTSIRDVASETGFSLGGMYYYFENKEDLLFQIQRRTFGALLELQEADLKEGGSAEECLRRLVRNHLEYFTEHFNELKVCTFELESLQGTRYAAIAELRRRYYQYLADVVAELEGLDANETADVERIRHITLFIFGMLNWIFMWFSPERDEPVAHLGEEMIDLILNGLGNAPADRS from the coding sequence ATGTCCGCCGACATCGAACGTCCCGCCAACTCGGAGAACAAGGTCGGCCGGACGCCCCGGACCGCCCCCAAGCTGGACAAGCTGCTGACCGCCTCGGCCGGCCTGATGGCCCGGCAGGGCTTCTGCCAGACGTCGATCCGCGACGTGGCCAGCGAGACCGGCTTCAGCCTGGGCGGCATGTATTATTACTTCGAGAACAAGGAAGACCTGCTCTTCCAGATCCAGCGCCGCACCTTCGGCGCCCTGCTGGAGCTCCAGGAGGCGGATTTGAAGGAGGGTGGCAGCGCCGAGGAGTGCTTGCGCCGCCTGGTGCGCAATCACCTGGAATACTTCACCGAGCACTTCAACGAGCTTAAGGTCTGCACCTTCGAACTGGAATCCCTGCAGGGGACACGCTACGCGGCCATCGCCGAGCTGCGCCGTCGCTACTACCAATACCTGGCCGACGTGGTGGCCGAGCTCGAGGGACTGGATGCGAACGAGACGGCCGACGTGGAGCGGATCCGCCACATCACCCTCTTCATCTTCGGCATGCTCAACTGGATCTTCATGTGGTTCAGCCCCGAGCGGGACGAACCGGTGGCCCACCTCGGCGAGGAGATGATCGACCTGATCCTGAACGGACTGGGCAACGCGCCCGCGGACCGGTCCTGA